The stretch of DNA TCAAAATCCAGCAGATCATCAAGAGGAGCAGCAAATCCATCTCCATGGGAGCAGGGATGAAGCGCGCGAGGGAGGAGGAGCCAACCGTCTCGCTGGCGCTGTCCCTCAGCACAGACTCCTCGGCGTCGACCACGACGTCGGACGACTCGGGCACCGGTGCGCCTACGCCGGCGGCGCCCGGGAAGAGGACAAGGCGGAGGAGAGTAGTGGCGACGTCAGGGGAAGGGGACTTCGTCTGCAAGACTTGCGGCCGGGCCTTCGAGACGTTCCAGGCGCTGGGCGGCCACCGGACCAGCCACCTCCGCGGCCGCCACGGGCTGGAGCTCGGCGTCGGCGTTGCCAGGGCCATCAAGGAGCGGCAAAGGCGCGAGGACAGGCAGCAGCACGACTGCCACATCTGCGGGCTGGGCTTCGAGACGGGCCAGGCGCTCGGCGGCCACATGCGTCGGCACCGCGAGGAGATGGCGCTCGACCGGTGGGTCGCGCTGTCGGATCAGGAGGCGGGGCACCAGGCCGCCGCCGACCGGCTGCCTGTCTTGCTCGAGCTGTTCGTCTAGTTGGCTAGGTGGATATCTCTGTTTCTTACTACAGTATAATCCAGGACTTGTACATGTCTTTTGAATCAGGTAGGTTACGATAGAATATGTTATTGCTGGTTAGCATTTCCGCTCGTGGGATTTTGCTCGGAATCGGTTCGTTTTCTTAACCGATCGACTGGGGATTTAGATACACTTTGTGCTTACATTAGACAAAAAATTGTTTTGTTCTATATGCAATTGACAGATTCTTGCACTCAGATAATTTTTCTATGAATATGTTGTTGTTCACCGCCATTGTCTATGATAACAAGTCTAATTTGGAGCCTAAATTTGTAAATTTTTGCAATATAAGCTACCTTCACAACTTAACATCGTCTCAACGTTGATGGTACATTGATTCGTTTGCTCGCCTGAGTTGAGGATGAGGGCGCAGAGTGACGTGGGAACTAAGGGGAATGTGGAGGTAGTCCtcgccatgggcagcccggcccgacctTGTCCACGGGTCGGGCCTAGGCCTAGATTTTCAGCCCGATGGTCGGGCCCGGGCCTGTCATATTCACAGTTTAAGGAAGAGGACCGTCCTGAGGCCCGACGGGCTTTTTGCGTGATGGGTCGGGCTTGGGCCTGATTTTTTGGCCCGacggctgggcgtgggcccaggATTTTTGCGTCGGGCTTTGGTAGGCTCGGCCCGAGGCCCGACCCGGCCCGACAAATGGCTAGGTATATGTCGAGGCAGTTGCGTGATCTCCCGTATCCCCTTCTTGCTCCTCGGCCTTGCTTCCTCGTCGTCCTCCAGCACAATGGACATCTCCCGCATCCCTCGCGATGCCAATGCCATCACCACTGCCACCGCATCCTCCTTTGAGCCATGGCGTGCCCGACGACGAGATCTGTATATTGCCCACTTCTGCCGCTGGACTGGGTCCATTGATTCCGTTTCCTCCATAGCCTGAAGCACGATTTCTATCGAGTACTTTGCCTTGTATTAGGAAACAGTCATGCCTCCTTGATTGATCAACTACCTAGTCACCACAATTGCCGCCCTAGCTAGCTCGCTCGAGCTTGCAAACCACGAGCTGGTTTCTCGCAGTCTGGCCAACTTCATCGTGTTTCCCTTCCGCGATCTTCGCCATGCGCGCCTCCCATTCCGCCATCGAGACCAGCACGGATCGGAGATCTGCAGCATCACGCCTCCCATTGGTTCTATCTATTGTAGCGTAGATGTGGAAATGCCCGCGAGCGAATCAAAGAGCCGCGGTCTTCCACTAGACCAGAGGTTTCATGGCGAGTAAATGCAGCCTCGATAATGACAATGTGACATCGCACACCACCACCTCCATTCTGGTTCGATCCCTGTACGTCCTCTTTACCACAGACCACACAGACACGGACCGGCCCAATGAAATGGATACGGTACCTCAATACCCTCCACAATCCTATGTCCTGCATGGCATGCATGATTGTTGACGACATGTCCCCGTTCATTAAGAACTAACAGCCACCTTGTCAGAGAAGAGTACCATGTCGGTAGATGAGGGTGCTCGCCGCCCTGAGGTCGGAGACGAAGAGCTCCGACCAGCATGTATCACATCCTATGTAAAAATTAGTTGATTCTCAAGGCCCATCCAAGCCAACTAAGATTGATCTCAATTTTTGCAAAGTGTGCACACCTTTCATTTTATTTCTAGGTCCGCCACCGGCAGAGGCCATGATGTTGAAGTCTTTTTACTGGTATACCATGTTGATATTTTTGCAAAGAAATGAAGCTTAAGTAAATAATATGTCTTGCGTGTATTTCTAGGTGTATAATTTCACAAGCATAAGATGAGTTGTATAGTCTAAATATTATACCATTAGAAAGTAGACGATTCGAAGCttctaatgatatattttttgtgaTATATCACTTGTAGTACGTTAATGTATTTATCAACCTAGAGATACACACAAACCTTATAAACCGAGAGGACGTAATACTTCAATTTTAAATAATAAAATCAGGTCTGTGGAACGTACCCATTGGTTATCCTCTCTGACAATAAACAAAAAACAATCATCGGTTATCCGTAGCTTTACCCGAAAAAAAAGGGTTATTAATAGCTTTGCCGTCCATCAAATTCTAGGAACAGCTTTGCGTGTACTAGGACGGGCAGCATCGACTCCTCTGGATAACGGCAGGGCCCGAACCGGCCGGTACTGTCACGCGGTTTTGCCATGGCGTGATCCAGCGCTCTCGAGAGAGACGTGCTACGTATACCAAGCCGATTCGGCCGTTGTTAGCTAGGAGTCTAGTGTCAAATCGCAGGCAGTTCCGGCCGGTGCACCGACGCGCCTAGTGTCAAAAACACTTCTACGTTATGGGTTGGGTAGTTCTTTGAGTTTAATCTACTCCACAGATCTGGGTTTTGATGGCATTTTTAATCTGCAAGCTCTCGAGCTGCGTGGCTTCCTGCTCTCTGCTCTTGCACTCAACGAGACCATGTGATCCAGGCGGTTACCGATGTTGACCGCATGTGCATGCTAAATCTCCCGCGTAGACAGTAGCAGTGCGCGCGGCGGTGTGTGCTTACGTTTCCTAGTCGTGGCTCATCCCACAGGTCCGCCAAGTTGATGCACAGCACACCACCATGGTCGTTCGTGTTTTCTCGTTCGTTCTAGAAGCCGCGCGCGCAGCCGGCGGCTCCATCGGCAACACATTTCAACGGCGGACATTGTTTCACactttttttcatggtaatacgttGCTTCACACAAGAGGAAGAGAAATAAAACAGTGGACGCGTCAACAACTGCAACAAAAGGTATATAGTATCTCTTCAATTACTAAGCTCCCACGAAATGGAGCGATCTGGCTCGTCGGGTCTGTAATTTCGCTGTGGTCCCCATAAGTCAGCGAGTGAACATCGATTTTGCCCTACACCAGTCGTTCATTGCCACGTCTTAGCGACCTATACTCGACACCGAGCCACCACCTgtcgcctcctcctcttcctcctcctttc from Triticum aestivum cultivar Chinese Spring unplaced genomic scaffold, IWGSC CS RefSeq v2.1 scaffold87503, whole genome shotgun sequence encodes:
- the LOC123172677 gene encoding zinc finger protein ZAT18 produces the protein MGAGMKRAREEEPTVSLALSLSTDSSASTTTSDDSGTGAPTPAAPGKRTRRRRVVATSGEGDFVCKTCGRAFETFQALGGHRTSHLRGRHGLELGVGVARAIKERQRREDRQQHDCHICGLGFETGQALGGHMRRHREEMALDRWVALSDQEAGHQAAADRLPVLLELFV